In a single window of the Jaculus jaculus isolate mJacJac1 chromosome 9, mJacJac1.mat.Y.cur, whole genome shotgun sequence genome:
- the C9H11orf96 gene encoding uncharacterized protein C11orf96 homolog, which produces MALAVIRARSRVGWRGLYKPELGRAAAGRRRQHHWRPLRSSVPSLRPSDGPPARLPARPGSVGSGPRGPPPLAADLDPPPGEPQAAASRGTPAGPPSPEGPGHPPSGPADSTMAAAKPGELLGICSSYQAVMPPFVCLAEEFPQPGRPARLSKGRGRLRRPRQSRFKTQPVTFDEIQEVEEEGVSPMEEEKAKKSFLQSLECLRRSTQSLSLQREQLSGCKLRNSLDSSDSDSAL; this is translated from the coding sequence ATGGCACTTGCTGTCATCCGAGCTCGCAGCcgagtgggctggagagggctaTATAAGCCGGAGCTGGGCCGCGCCGCCGCGGGCAGACGGCGACAGCACCATTGGCGGCCACTGCGGAGCAGCGTCCCCAGCCTGCGTCCCTCCGACGGGCCGCCTGCCCGCTTGCCAGCCCGCCCCGGGAGCGTCGGCTCGGGCCCGCGAGGGCCCCCGCCACTCGCAGCAGATTTGGATCCTCCACCCGGAGAGCCCCAGGCTGCCGCCTCCAGGGGGACCCCGGCTGGGCCGCCGTCCCCGGAGGGCCCTGGGCACCCACCCTCCGGCCCGGCGGACAGCACCATGGCGGCCGCCAAGCCCGGCGAGCTCCTGGGCATCTGCTCCAGTTACCAGGCGGTGATGCCGCCCTTCGTGTGCCTGGCGGAGGAGTTCCCGCAGCCCGGCAGGCCCGCGCGACTGTCCAAGGGCAGGGGCCGGCTGCGGCGGCCCCGCCAGTCCCGCTTCAAGACGCAGCCCGTGACCTTCGACGAGAtccaggaggtggaggaggagggggtGTCCCCCATGGAGGAGGAGAAGGCCAAGAAGTCCTTCCTACAGAGCCTGGAGTGCCTGCGCCGCAGCACGCAGAGCTTGTCGCTGCAGAGGGAGCAGCTCAGCGGCTGCAAGCTGCGGAATAGCCTGGACTCGAGCGACTCCGACTCGGCCCTGTGA